The following coding sequences lie in one Arthrobacter sp. PGP41 genomic window:
- a CDS encoding bifunctional phosphatase PAP2/diacylglycerol kinase family protein, which yields MQSKWRRSHRWISRVDRYLLRHVSDLPGGNHDDFFRRLSASANHGKLWMGAAAVMTAFPGRTRRAALHGLIAQAVASAVTNGVFKTLLPRTRPLPEHLPVFRFVHPQPTSSSMPSGHSASAVAFAVGAGMVRPALGVVLAPVAAGVAYSRIHTGAHWPSDVLFGSALGAGAALVTRHWWPVRPAFPQVARTWAEAPELPGGQGLSIVVNTLGGSFTEETAAALQEVFPEAYINTVQPEENLVEEIRKTAEHPGTRALGVWGGDGTVGAAAAAAVERSLPLLVLPGGTLNHFARDAGTGSLKEAVAAASRGEAAMADVGIVTVERGLAGNPETARLTMLNTSSVGLYPNFVRRREQLQPALGKPLAGVVAMFRTFAAGTPTILTVDGRRHKVWIAYVGRGRYYPRDHAPLLRPVMDDGVLDVRMITADESFARLRLLWAVLTGTVATSRITHLSEGTRVRIDAGGSPMALAVDGEALVGVLSAEYTVRPRALAYYSPHP from the coding sequence ATGCAGAGCAAATGGCGCCGAAGCCATCGTTGGATCAGCCGGGTTGACAGATACCTGCTGAGGCATGTTTCGGACCTCCCTGGCGGAAACCACGACGACTTCTTCCGGCGCCTCTCCGCCTCCGCCAACCACGGCAAGCTCTGGATGGGCGCCGCGGCGGTGATGACGGCCTTCCCGGGAAGGACGCGCCGCGCGGCACTCCATGGCCTCATAGCCCAGGCTGTTGCATCCGCCGTCACGAACGGCGTCTTCAAAACCCTGCTCCCCCGGACCCGGCCGCTGCCGGAGCACCTTCCGGTGTTCCGGTTCGTCCACCCCCAGCCCACAAGTTCATCCATGCCGTCCGGCCACTCGGCGTCGGCGGTCGCGTTTGCCGTAGGGGCGGGAATGGTCCGGCCCGCCCTTGGCGTCGTACTGGCTCCTGTGGCTGCGGGAGTGGCGTACTCACGCATACACACTGGAGCCCACTGGCCGTCCGATGTCCTTTTCGGCTCCGCACTTGGCGCCGGGGCTGCACTCGTGACCCGGCACTGGTGGCCGGTGCGGCCGGCCTTTCCCCAGGTTGCACGCACCTGGGCTGAGGCGCCGGAGCTGCCTGGCGGCCAAGGGCTGAGCATCGTAGTGAACACCCTCGGCGGATCCTTCACTGAGGAGACAGCCGCGGCGCTGCAGGAAGTATTCCCCGAAGCGTATATAAATACCGTCCAGCCGGAGGAGAACCTGGTTGAGGAGATCCGGAAGACAGCGGAGCACCCCGGCACCCGTGCACTCGGTGTGTGGGGCGGGGACGGCACCGTGGGAGCGGCTGCCGCTGCCGCCGTCGAAAGATCCCTCCCGCTGCTGGTCCTCCCGGGCGGGACGCTGAACCACTTTGCCCGGGACGCCGGCACCGGGAGCCTCAAGGAGGCCGTTGCAGCCGCATCGAGGGGGGAGGCAGCCATGGCCGACGTCGGCATTGTCACCGTTGAGCGCGGCCTCGCCGGCAACCCGGAAACGGCGCGGCTGACAATGCTTAACACGTCCAGCGTTGGCCTGTACCCGAACTTTGTCCGGCGCCGGGAGCAACTGCAGCCCGCCCTCGGAAAACCGCTGGCCGGTGTGGTGGCCATGTTCCGCACCTTCGCCGCCGGCACTCCCACCATCCTGACTGTCGACGGGCGCCGGCATAAAGTGTGGATCGCGTACGTGGGGCGGGGCCGGTACTACCCGCGGGACCACGCCCCCCTGCTCCGGCCCGTGATGGACGACGGTGTCCTGGACGTCCGCATGATCACGGCGGACGAGTCGTTTGCCCGGCTGCGGCTGCTGTGGGCAGTGCTGACCGGTACCGTTGCAACCTCGCGCATTACCCACCTTTCGGAGGGCACCCGGGTGCGCATCGACGCAGGCGGGTCACCCATGGCCCTGGCAGTGGACGGTGAAGCGCTGGTCGGCGTCCTCAGCGCGGAGTACACCGTCCGGCCCCGGGCGCTTGCCTACTACTCCCCCCACCCCTAG
- a CDS encoding CBM96 family carbohydrate-binding protein, with the protein MCRRDEKMNNYFARGGAAVHDSLDVAGFGLPASRNLRLYALLTALLVVVGALVSPVAASAAAGDVGDEGPSHSGTGTPTGTKRATSALWFNDGSWWGNLWDTASSDFHIFRFNASTRSWVDTGVATDTRADTHHDVLWDGTTLHVASYRFVNDGSQAVAGSPTTMRRYTYDSGTKKYSATGSSSQINNYRVETLTIDKDSTGRVWATWQQGNRIYLNVTGTDGKTWGTPFQHPASLSNVSVDDTSALIAFDGKMGLMWSRQVGDASDGMYWSHHVDGASNTNWTPAVAAVSGQRSGDDHMNLKWLDSTDGQVFAAIKTSFTSASQPLIQLLAMNKTTSAWSEHTIATVAECPNRVIVLIDESSQRLRTFATYPKPSGTTNAGVCTSSGGAIYEKSTPLDDIRFTTSKTDRIVDADQYVHNVTSTKQNLNSAARGTAKSGLLVLADVNATSRYWHYYDPSSAGDTTAPTVTGTSPAAGASGVAVSADVTATFSEPMDAATVTSSAFELYEGTAPVPPNATPVSAVVSYAGNVATLNPNEALKADTPYTAIIKGGAGGVEDAAGNALAQDKTWSFTTAAAGGGDTTAPTVTGTSPAAGATGVAVSADVTATFSEPMDAATVTSSAFELYEGTAPVPPNATPVSAVVSYAGNVATLNPNEALKAGTAGTTYTAIVRGGTGGVEDAAGNALAQDKTWSFTTAAAAGGGTSETVTLTAIADSFVSSGAPGTNYGTSTILGVDNSPVEVTYLKFDLSAYAGRTLESATLQLRSAGSGSTGTQNVKLVADDSWTEAGITYSGTPLRPALGTRIGTLGPTTTNTNYTVLLDRAALAGELGQLLSLGIDANSSDGLDLNSKEAGSTNAPKLLLTMSGGGGGGDTTPPDTTITSGPLEASTSTSTSATFEFTSTEAGSTFQCSLDGAAHVACTSPRNYTGLSVGSHTFSVRATDAAGNTDATPATRTWSVTSGGGTSETVTLTAIADSFVSSGAPGTNYGTSTILGVDNSPVEVTYLKFDLSAYAGRTLESATLQLRSAGSGSTGTQNVKLVADDSWTEAGITYSGTPLRPALGTRIGTLGPTTTNTNYTVLLDRAALAGELGQLLSLGIDANSSDGLDLNSKEAGSTNAPKLLLTMSGGGGGGDTTPPDTTITSGPLEASTSTSTSATFEFTSTEAGSTFQCSLDGAAHVACTSPRNYTGLSVGSHTFSVRATDAAGNTDATPATRTWSVTSGGGTSETVTLTAIADSFVSSGAPGTNYGTSTILGVDNSPVEVTYLKFDLSAYAGRTLESATLQLRSAGSGSTGTQNVKLVADDSWTEAGITYSGTPLRPALGTRIGTLGPTTTNTNYTVLLDRAALAGELGQLLSLGMDANSSDGLDLNSKEAGSTNAPKLILTLTK; encoded by the coding sequence ATGTGTCGGAGGGATGAAAAAATGAACAACTATTTTGCGCGCGGAGGCGCGGCTGTGCACGATTCCCTCGATGTGGCTGGCTTCGGTCTACCAGCGTCGCGGAATCTGCGGCTCTATGCACTGCTGACAGCTCTGCTGGTTGTGGTGGGTGCTCTGGTGTCCCCGGTCGCGGCGTCGGCTGCTGCGGGTGATGTCGGGGATGAGGGACCGTCGCATTCGGGGACGGGGACGCCGACGGGTACGAAGCGGGCTACGAGTGCGTTGTGGTTCAACGACGGGTCCTGGTGGGGCAACCTGTGGGATACTGCCAGCTCGGATTTCCATATCTTCCGGTTCAATGCCTCGACGCGTTCCTGGGTCGATACGGGTGTGGCGACGGACACACGGGCCGACACTCATCACGACGTGTTGTGGGACGGAACGACGTTGCATGTGGCGAGCTATAGGTTCGTCAACGACGGTTCGCAGGCTGTAGCGGGGTCCCCCACAACGATGCGGCGCTACACCTACGACTCGGGTACAAAGAAGTACTCGGCGACAGGTTCTTCTTCACAGATCAACAACTACCGCGTTGAGACCCTGACCATCGACAAGGACTCGACAGGTCGTGTGTGGGCAACGTGGCAGCAGGGGAACCGGATCTACCTGAACGTCACTGGCACGGATGGCAAGACCTGGGGGACACCGTTCCAGCATCCCGCGTCGTTGAGCAACGTCTCCGTAGATGACACCTCGGCCCTGATCGCGTTCGACGGGAAGATGGGTTTGATGTGGAGTCGGCAGGTAGGTGATGCCTCCGACGGCATGTACTGGAGCCATCACGTCGATGGAGCATCCAACACCAACTGGACCCCTGCCGTGGCGGCGGTGTCTGGGCAGCGCAGCGGTGATGACCACATGAACTTGAAGTGGCTGGACTCCACGGATGGCCAGGTTTTCGCCGCTATCAAGACATCGTTCACATCCGCGTCCCAGCCGCTGATCCAGCTCCTGGCAATGAATAAAACGACGTCGGCCTGGTCGGAGCACACGATCGCGACGGTGGCGGAGTGCCCGAACCGGGTGATCGTCCTGATTGACGAGAGCTCCCAGAGGCTGCGTACCTTCGCTACCTATCCGAAGCCCAGCGGCACAACGAACGCCGGCGTCTGCACCAGTTCGGGAGGAGCGATCTACGAAAAGTCCACACCACTGGACGACATCCGCTTTACGACCTCGAAGACGGATCGTATTGTCGACGCCGACCAGTACGTCCACAACGTGACGTCAACGAAACAGAACCTCAACAGCGCGGCGCGGGGCACGGCGAAAAGCGGTCTCCTGGTGCTCGCAGATGTGAACGCCACAAGCCGGTACTGGCACTATTACGATCCCAGCAGTGCTGGTGATACGACTGCTCCGACGGTGACGGGTACGTCGCCGGCTGCTGGTGCCAGTGGTGTGGCGGTGTCGGCGGATGTGACGGCGACGTTCTCGGAGCCGATGGATGCCGCGACGGTCACGTCGAGCGCGTTCGAGCTGTACGAGGGAACGGCGCCGGTGCCGCCAAATGCGACGCCTGTGTCCGCGGTCGTGTCGTATGCGGGCAACGTTGCGACGTTGAACCCGAATGAGGCGCTGAAGGCGGATACGCCATACACGGCGATCATCAAGGGCGGTGCCGGTGGGGTGGAGGATGCTGCCGGTAACGCGCTGGCTCAGGACAAGACCTGGTCCTTCACTACGGCTGCCGCGGGTGGTGGTGATACGACTGCTCCGACGGTGACGGGTACGTCGCCGGCTGCTGGTGCCACTGGTGTGGCGGTGTCGGCGGATGTGACGGCGACGTTCTCGGAGCCGATGGATGCCGCGACGGTCACGTCGAGTGCGTTCGAGCTGTACGAGGGGACGGCGCCGGTGCCGCCAAATGCGACGCCTGTGTCCGCGGTTGTGTCGTATGCGGGCAACGTTGCGACGTTGAACCCGAATGAGGCGCTGAAGGCGGGTACGGCGGGTACGACGTACACGGCGATCGTCAGGGGCGGCACCGGTGGGGTGGAGGATGCTGCCGGTAACGCGTTGGCGCAGGACAAGACCTGGTCCTTCACTACGGCCGCGGCCGCGGGTGGCGGGACGTCGGAAACGGTCACGCTCACGGCTATCGCTGACAGCTTTGTCTCGAGCGGGGCGCCCGGGACGAACTATGGCACGAGCACAATCCTGGGTGTGGACAACAGCCCGGTGGAGGTCACGTACTTGAAGTTCGACCTGTCAGCCTATGCGGGCAGGACCCTGGAGAGTGCGACGTTGCAGCTGCGGAGCGCCGGGAGCGGGTCAACGGGTACGCAGAACGTCAAGCTGGTCGCTGATGACAGCTGGACCGAGGCCGGGATCACGTACAGCGGAACCCCCCTCCGTCCGGCCCTCGGTACCCGCATCGGCACGCTCGGCCCGACAACGACCAACACCAACTACACCGTTCTGTTGGACCGCGCCGCCCTGGCCGGTGAGCTTGGCCAACTGCTCTCACTTGGTATCGACGCCAACAGCAGCGACGGACTGGACCTGAACTCCAAGGAGGCCGGCAGCACGAACGCACCCAAGCTGCTGCTCACCATGAGTGGTGGCGGCGGTGGTGGTGATACGACGCCTCCGGATACGACGATCACGTCGGGACCACTTGAGGCATCGACGTCGACGTCGACCAGCGCCACCTTCGAATTCACCTCGACTGAAGCTGGTTCGACGTTCCAGTGCAGCCTGGATGGTGCAGCGCACGTTGCGTGCACCTCGCCCCGGAATTACACCGGGCTGTCGGTCGGATCCCACACCTTCAGCGTCCGGGCCACCGACGCAGCCGGCAACACCGATGCCACACCAGCGACGCGGACCTGGAGCGTCACCTCCGGTGGCGGTACGTCGGAAACGGTCACGCTCACGGCCATCGCTGACAGCTTTGTCTCGAGCGGGGCGCCCGGGACGAACTATGGCACGAGCACAATCCTGGGTGTGGACAACAGCCCGGTGGAGGTCACGTACTTGAAGTTCGACCTGTCAGCCTATGCGGGCAGGACCCTGGAGAGTGCGACGTTGCAGCTGCGGAGCGCCGGGAGCGGGTCAACGGGTACGCAGAACGTCAAGCTGGTCGCTGATGACAGCTGGACCGAGGCCGGGATCACGTACAGCGGAACCCCCCTCCGTCCGGCCCTCGGTACCCGCATCGGCACGCTCGGCCCGACAACGACCAACACCAACTACACCGTTCTGTTGGACCGCGCCGCCCTGGCCGGTGAGCTTGGCCAACTGCTCTCACTTGGTATCGACGCCAACAGCAGCGACGGACTGGACCTGAACTCCAAGGAGGCCGGCAGCACGAACGCACCCAAGCTGCTGCTCACCATGAGTGGTGGCGGCGGTGGTGGTGATACGACGCCTCCGGATACGACGATCACGTCGGGACCACTTGAGGCATCGACGTCGACGTCGACCAGCGCCACCTTCGAATTCACCTCGACTGAAGCTGGTTCGACGTTCCAGTGCAGCCTGGATGGTGCAGCGCACGTTGCGTGCACCTCGCCCCGGAATTACACCGGGCTGTCGGTCGGATCCCACACCTTCAGCGTCCGGGCCACCGACGCAGCCGGCAACACCGATGCCACACCAGCGACGCGGACCTGGAGCGTCACCTCCGGTGGCGGTACGTCGGAAACGGTCACGCTCACGGCCATCGCTGACAGCTTTGTCTCGAGCGGGGCGCCCGGGACGAACTATGGCACGAGCACAATCCTGGGTGTGGACAACAGCCCGGTGGAGGTCACGTACTTGAAGTTCGACCTGTCAGCCTATGCGGGCAGGACCCTGGAGAGTGCGACGTTGCAGCTGCGGAGCGCCGGGAGCGGGTCAACGGGTACGCAGAACGTCAAGCTGGTCGCTGATGACAGCTGGACCGAGGCCGGGATCACGTACAGCGGAACCCCCCTCCGTCCGGCCCTCGGTACCCGCATCGGCACGCTCGGCCCGACAACGACCAACACCAACTACACCGTTCTGTTGGACCGCGCCGCCCTGGCCGGTGAGCTTGGCCAACTGCTCTCACTTGGCATGGACGCCAACAGCAGCGACGGACTGGACCTGAACTCCAAGGAGGCCGGCAGCACGAACGCACCCAAGCTCATCCTCACGCTGACGAAGTAG
- a CDS encoding ABC transporter permease subunit has translation MSTAALESRRQHNGLGPGPSFLRVLNSEFIKFRTLLSTLVLVGSTVLVMVGFAALNAWGIGQFSEASETDPQAAAAFAAQGADLTAGVPTSGIAFAQLIIGSLAVLLMSSEFTTGMARSTFTAVPKRIPAFIAKLLVVTVCAFVVTVVSSFLAYIAAIPILDSYGFDIDLGSEQSRRLIWVSGVYVAAVAAIGMSLGTLLRNSAGGIMSLVGLFFVVPIAFQLIPGKFFEEARKYLPDNLFERIVTSAPADGALEVWQAAAWLGVWVVVPLVAAMIVLKKRDV, from the coding sequence ATGAGCACGGCAGCCCTTGAATCCCGCCGGCAGCACAACGGGTTGGGCCCGGGCCCCAGCTTCCTGCGCGTCCTCAATTCGGAGTTCATCAAGTTCAGGACCCTGCTCTCCACCTTGGTTCTGGTGGGGTCCACGGTGCTGGTGATGGTGGGTTTTGCAGCCCTGAATGCATGGGGCATCGGGCAATTTTCCGAAGCGTCAGAGACCGACCCCCAGGCGGCCGCGGCCTTTGCCGCCCAGGGCGCCGACCTGACTGCGGGGGTCCCGACATCGGGCATCGCCTTTGCCCAGCTCATCATCGGATCCCTGGCAGTGCTGCTTATGAGTTCCGAGTTCACCACGGGTATGGCACGGTCCACCTTCACGGCTGTCCCCAAGCGCATCCCGGCATTCATCGCCAAACTGCTGGTGGTGACGGTCTGTGCCTTCGTTGTGACGGTGGTGTCATCCTTCCTGGCCTACATCGCGGCCATCCCCATCCTGGACAGCTACGGCTTTGACATAGACCTGGGGTCCGAGCAGTCCCGCCGCCTCATCTGGGTCAGCGGGGTGTATGTAGCGGCAGTTGCGGCGATTGGCATGTCCCTGGGAACGCTGCTGCGCAACTCCGCAGGTGGAATCATGTCCCTGGTGGGGCTCTTCTTCGTGGTCCCTATCGCCTTCCAGCTCATCCCGGGCAAGTTCTTCGAGGAGGCGCGGAAGTACCTTCCGGATAATCTCTTCGAGAGGATCGTGACGTCTGCACCCGCCGATGGCGCCCTGGAGGTGTGGCAGGCCGCCGCCTGGCTTGGCGTGTGGGTGGTAGTCCCCTTGGTGGCTGCGATGATCGTGCTGAAGAAACGCGACGTCTAG
- a CDS encoding M18 family aminopeptidase translates to MPSSSAADHIQDLGAFVSASPSSFHAVQEAGRRLEEAGFLRLDELQPWEGGPGRFFIIRDGALIAWVLPEGAGPATGFNILGAHTDSPTFKLKPKATTGAHGWLQAGVEVYGGPLLNSWLDRELQLAGRLVMLDGTEHLAATGPMLRFPQLAIHLDRAVNDGLTLDKQRHMNPVWGLGNASDFDLLAVLAAHVSGASVDPAGIGGYDVVIADTQAPSVFGGNSEFFASGRLDNLSSTHAGLAALIAHAAAPAAGGAGAPIAVLAAFDHEEIGSNSRSGACGPILEDVLVRISDGLGATVSQRRQALASSFCMSADAGHAVHPNYAERHDPVNHPVLNGGPLLKINANQRYATDAPGAAFWARLCAESGVQYQEFVSNNAIPCGSTIGPLTATRLGIRTVDVGVPLLSMHSAREMCGVEDPWRLAAVTEVFFRTAL, encoded by the coding sequence ATGCCTTCTTCCTCCGCCGCAGACCACATCCAGGACCTTGGCGCCTTTGTCAGCGCGTCGCCGTCGAGCTTTCACGCCGTGCAAGAGGCAGGCCGGCGGCTGGAGGAGGCCGGCTTCCTGCGCCTGGACGAGCTGCAGCCCTGGGAGGGTGGCCCCGGACGGTTCTTCATCATCCGGGACGGTGCGCTGATCGCCTGGGTCCTGCCGGAGGGCGCAGGTCCGGCCACCGGGTTCAATATCCTGGGAGCACACACCGATTCGCCCACCTTCAAGCTCAAGCCCAAGGCCACCACCGGCGCCCACGGTTGGCTCCAGGCGGGCGTTGAGGTGTACGGCGGGCCGCTGCTGAATTCGTGGCTTGACCGTGAGCTGCAGCTGGCCGGCCGCCTGGTGATGCTGGACGGGACCGAGCATTTGGCGGCCACCGGGCCCATGCTCCGGTTCCCGCAGCTGGCCATCCACCTGGACCGGGCCGTGAACGACGGGCTCACTTTGGACAAGCAGCGCCATATGAATCCCGTGTGGGGCCTGGGGAATGCTTCCGACTTTGACCTGTTGGCGGTGCTGGCCGCCCACGTTTCAGGCGCCTCCGTGGATCCCGCCGGGATTGGCGGGTACGACGTCGTGATTGCGGACACGCAGGCACCTTCGGTTTTCGGGGGCAACAGTGAGTTCTTCGCCTCCGGGCGGCTCGACAACCTTTCCTCGACGCACGCGGGGCTTGCGGCGCTGATCGCGCATGCCGCCGCGCCTGCTGCTGGCGGCGCCGGCGCGCCGATCGCTGTCCTGGCCGCGTTCGACCACGAGGAGATCGGCTCCAACTCCCGCTCGGGTGCCTGCGGACCCATCCTCGAAGATGTCCTGGTGCGGATCTCCGACGGCCTCGGCGCCACGGTGAGCCAGCGGCGGCAGGCGCTGGCGTCGTCGTTCTGCATGTCTGCCGATGCCGGCCACGCCGTGCACCCCAACTACGCGGAGCGGCATGACCCCGTCAACCACCCGGTGCTCAACGGCGGTCCGCTGCTGAAGATCAATGCCAACCAGCGCTACGCCACGGATGCGCCCGGCGCGGCCTTTTGGGCCCGGCTCTGTGCGGAGTCCGGGGTGCAGTACCAGGAATTCGTGTCCAACAACGCGATCCCCTGCGGCTCCACGATCGGGCCGCTGACGGCTACACGGCTGGGCATCCGGACCGTCGACGTGGGCGTGCCGCTGCTTTCCATGCACTCCGCGCGCGAGATGTGCGGCGTGGAAGACCCCTGGCGGCTGGCCGCGGTGACGGAAGTATTTTTCAGGACGGCTCTTTAA
- a CDS encoding glycosyltransferase family 2 protein, whose product MVRHLSISTQLPNTFSEPTLSIVRASVSVVIPTLNEAKNLPWVLRRMPSYVDEVVIVDGRSQDNTVGVARALRKDVVIVEEKRKGKGVALRSGFAAASGDIIVMLDADGSMDPQEIGWFVSPLQHDYDFVKGSRHVTGGGSEDLTWLRRTGNRALTALANAVLHSNYSDLCYGYIAFRRECLEVLQLESDGFEIETELIVRAAKAGLRIAEVPSIELERISGASNLQTFRDGWRVLGTMARECVLWEAPTAGARPEALRRVKYAYANVSFPRTPTDPQSLLSLREAA is encoded by the coding sequence GTGGTGAGGCATTTGTCCATTTCCACCCAGCTTCCGAATACGTTCTCCGAGCCAACGTTGTCGATAGTGAGAGCGTCAGTAAGCGTAGTAATCCCGACACTGAATGAGGCGAAGAACCTGCCTTGGGTGCTTCGCCGAATGCCCTCATACGTGGATGAGGTAGTGATCGTAGATGGCCGCTCCCAGGACAACACAGTGGGAGTTGCGCGGGCCCTCCGCAAGGATGTGGTGATCGTGGAGGAAAAACGCAAGGGAAAGGGTGTAGCCCTCCGGTCTGGTTTCGCTGCAGCCTCCGGCGACATCATCGTCATGCTCGATGCCGACGGCAGCATGGACCCTCAGGAAATCGGCTGGTTTGTTTCCCCCCTCCAGCACGACTACGACTTTGTCAAAGGTTCCCGGCACGTAACCGGCGGCGGGTCCGAGGACCTCACGTGGCTGCGGCGCACGGGCAACCGGGCACTGACGGCCTTGGCGAATGCGGTGCTGCACAGCAACTATTCGGATCTCTGCTACGGCTACATTGCCTTCAGGCGTGAATGCCTGGAAGTCCTTCAGCTCGAATCCGACGGGTTTGAGATCGAGACGGAGCTGATCGTCAGGGCGGCCAAGGCGGGCCTTCGGATCGCAGAGGTGCCGAGTATCGAACTGGAGCGCATCTCGGGGGCTTCGAACCTGCAGACGTTCCGGGACGGCTGGCGCGTGTTGGGGACAATGGCCCGCGAGTGCGTCTTGTGGGAGGCACCCACTGCCGGCGCCCGTCCTGAGGCTCTGCGACGCGTCAAATATGCATACGCAAACGTTAGTTTCCCCCGGACCCCCACCGACCCCCAGAGCCTCCTTTCCTTGCGGGAAGCAGCCTGA
- a CDS encoding ABC transporter ATP-binding protein — MIEATGLTKVYGDKTAVDRVSFTVHAGRVTGFLGPNGAGKSTTMRMIMGLDRPTAGSVTVNGVPFARHAAPLREVGSLLDAKAVHTGRTAYHHLLAMAATHSIPRKRVREVIEMTGLGEVAKKKVKGYSLGMGQRLGIAAALLGDPQTIILDEPVNGLDPEGVVWVRNLVKYLASEGRTVFLSSHLMSEMALTADHLIVIGRGRIIADAPIGEIITGKGQSRARVRTDQPQQLMRLLADDGVSVEVQDYELLEVKGLPPRQIARMALDNQIMVYELTPLQASLEEAYMELTKDEVEYHSLITGGAEAPAQAGGKQ; from the coding sequence ATGATTGAGGCAACAGGGCTGACCAAGGTCTACGGCGACAAAACCGCCGTGGACAGGGTCAGCTTCACTGTCCACGCAGGTCGCGTTACCGGCTTCCTGGGCCCAAACGGCGCCGGCAAGTCGACCACCATGAGAATGATCATGGGGCTCGACCGGCCCACGGCAGGTTCGGTGACCGTGAACGGTGTGCCGTTCGCCCGGCACGCCGCCCCGCTGCGAGAGGTGGGCTCACTCCTTGACGCCAAGGCCGTCCACACCGGCCGCACTGCATACCACCACCTGCTGGCCATGGCCGCGACCCACAGCATCCCCAGGAAGCGCGTCCGGGAGGTCATCGAGATGACAGGTCTGGGGGAGGTCGCGAAAAAGAAGGTGAAAGGGTACTCCCTCGGAATGGGGCAGCGGCTGGGTATTGCCGCAGCCCTGCTGGGGGACCCGCAGACCATAATCCTGGACGAGCCGGTGAACGGCCTCGACCCGGAGGGCGTGGTCTGGGTCCGGAACCTGGTGAAGTACCTGGCCTCGGAAGGGCGGACCGTCTTCCTGTCCAGCCATCTGATGAGCGAAATGGCGCTGACGGCCGACCACCTGATTGTCATCGGCCGAGGCAGGATCATTGCCGACGCCCCCATCGGCGAGATCATCACGGGCAAGGGCCAGTCGCGTGCCCGTGTCCGCACCGACCAGCCGCAGCAGCTCATGCGCCTGCTCGCTGACGACGGCGTCTCCGTGGAGGTCCAGGACTACGAACTCCTCGAGGTCAAGGGCCTGCCGCCCCGGCAGATTGCCAGGATGGCGCTGGACAACCAGATCATGGTCTACGAGCTCACGCCCCTGCAGGCGAGCCTCGAGGAAGCGTACATGGAACTTACCAAGGACGAAGTGGAGTACCACTCCCTCATCACCGGCGGCGCCGAGGCGCCCGCCCAGGCCGGAGGAAAGCAATGA
- a CDS encoding glycosyltransferase, with protein sequence MTTFPRPTVTVVICTYTEDRWANLLDVIESVRAQTVSPQEILLVIDHNVDLYERLLVVVDDVTVVQNTGPQGLSGARNTGVGLADTDIVAFLDDDAEAAPDWLELLLALYDDPDVLAVGGRVEPIWETGRPGYFGEELDWIVGCSHLGMPRVACEVRNVIGANMSFRLDVLRQVGGFNHALGRQGAVPLGCEETEICIRSKMGSPGSRIVYEPAAVVRHHVPASRGTFRYMLSRSWSEGLSKAQVSQVVGHKRALGPERRYVRRVLPRAVVAGLYDWGRNGNPGGLGRAGAVVSVLAFTAAGYLRGRRLAHVSPHLGSAVGMDAAWRDVQ encoded by the coding sequence ATGACGACTTTTCCCAGGCCCACCGTTACTGTCGTCATCTGCACTTATACCGAGGACCGCTGGGCGAACCTGCTTGATGTCATCGAATCAGTCAGGGCACAGACCGTCAGTCCGCAGGAGATTCTCCTGGTAATTGACCACAACGTTGATCTTTATGAACGGCTTCTTGTGGTGGTTGATGACGTCACGGTCGTCCAGAACACGGGGCCGCAGGGTCTTTCCGGGGCCCGCAACACGGGCGTCGGCCTGGCTGATACGGATATTGTCGCCTTCCTGGATGATGATGCCGAAGCGGCACCGGACTGGCTTGAGCTTTTGCTGGCCTTGTACGACGATCCCGACGTCCTTGCCGTCGGGGGCCGGGTGGAGCCCATTTGGGAAACCGGCCGCCCCGGTTATTTCGGCGAGGAGCTGGACTGGATCGTTGGATGCAGCCACCTGGGGATGCCACGGGTGGCTTGCGAGGTCAGGAACGTCATCGGCGCAAACATGTCTTTCCGGCTTGACGTGCTCCGCCAGGTAGGGGGATTCAACCATGCTTTAGGACGCCAGGGTGCCGTACCCCTGGGGTGCGAAGAGACCGAGATCTGCATTCGCTCAAAGATGGGCTCGCCTGGTTCCCGAATTGTGTATGAACCGGCAGCAGTGGTGCGCCATCACGTCCCCGCCAGCAGGGGCACGTTCCGTTACATGCTGTCCCGGTCGTGGTCCGAAGGCCTGTCGAAGGCCCAGGTGAGCCAGGTGGTCGGCCACAAAAGGGCGCTCGGACCCGAAAGGCGGTATGTGCGCAGGGTCCTGCCGCGCGCGGTTGTAGCCGGACTTTATGACTGGGGCAGAAACGGAAACCCGGGAGGGCTCGGACGGGCCGGCGCCGTGGTTTCAGTTCTTGCCTTCACAGCTGCCGGTTATCTGCGCGGCCGGCGCCTGGCCCACGTCTCGCCGCACCTGGGAAGCGCGGTTGGCATGGATGCTGCCTGGAGGGACGTCCAGTGA